A stretch of Halostagnicola kamekurae DNA encodes these proteins:
- a CDS encoding helix-turn-helix domain-containing protein, with amino-acid sequence MTTVVELDVPAEHLGFAQTFDRVPTFEFLISGLIGGGPPLVYVTGPDWEQIESALESDPSADIVASVDDASDGRWVVRLEFNQGIQTFQRIVSEHDGAILEASGADGRWSLKLLFHERADVSECHAAFDEEDFGVRVTRVSPMDDSPDSQTPLTKTQYETIVKAHELGYFDVPRQVTLEELASELDISHQALSERLRRSHSALVSAELSNRIAPTGLDS; translated from the coding sequence ATGACGACAGTGGTCGAACTCGACGTGCCGGCCGAGCACCTCGGATTCGCACAGACGTTCGATCGCGTGCCGACGTTCGAGTTTCTGATAAGCGGGCTGATCGGCGGCGGCCCGCCGCTCGTGTACGTCACGGGACCCGACTGGGAGCAGATCGAATCGGCGCTCGAGTCGGACCCGTCCGCCGACATCGTCGCGTCGGTGGACGACGCGAGCGACGGGCGGTGGGTCGTCCGCCTCGAGTTCAACCAGGGAATCCAAACGTTCCAGCGGATCGTCTCGGAGCACGACGGCGCGATCCTCGAGGCGAGCGGGGCGGACGGTCGCTGGTCGCTCAAGTTGCTCTTTCACGAGCGAGCGGACGTCTCCGAGTGTCACGCCGCGTTCGACGAGGAGGACTTCGGCGTCCGGGTCACGCGGGTCAGTCCGATGGACGATTCGCCGGACAGCCAGACACCGCTGACGAAGACGCAGTACGAGACGATCGTGAAAGCCCACGAGCTCGGCTACTTCGACGTTCCGCGACAGGTCACGCTCGAGGAACTGGCATCGGAACTCGACATCTCCCACCAGGCGCTCTCCGAACGGTTGCGCCGAAGTCACTCGGCGCTCGTGAGCGCCGAACTCTCGAACCGAATCGCTCCCACTGGACTGGACTCCTGA
- a CDS encoding universal stress protein: MYETLLIPTDGSEESRAAIDHGIALAERLEATVHALSIVPEGPHGAMKRDELRAEPQEEAREANRLVESAAEDGGVDVTSEVREGVPQEAILEYAGEIGADMIVLGTVGRTGLDHVLLGSVAEEIVRNSSVPVVTVQPAE, from the coding sequence ATGTACGAGACGCTCTTGATCCCGACCGACGGCAGCGAGGAGTCTCGCGCGGCGATCGATCACGGCATCGCGCTTGCCGAACGACTCGAGGCGACGGTGCACGCTCTCTCGATCGTTCCCGAGGGACCACACGGTGCCATGAAACGAGACGAGTTACGCGCAGAGCCACAGGAAGAAGCCCGCGAGGCCAACCGGCTCGTCGAGTCCGCCGCGGAAGACGGCGGCGTCGACGTGACGAGCGAGGTTCGCGAGGGCGTCCCACAGGAGGCGATCCTCGAGTACGCAGGCGAAATCGGTGCGGATATGATCGTCCTCGGGACCGTCGGGCGGACGGGGCTCGATCACGTACTGCTCGGCAGCGTCGCCGAAGAGATCGTCCGCAACTCGAGCGTTCCCGTCGTGACCGTCCAGCCCGCGGAGTAA
- a CDS encoding cupredoxin domain-containing protein — MIQYTGAAATTAVIAGCGGSGGDDGDGGNGGDGGDGGGGNGGETDVSAWEGVEEIELEGVTSGWVGIAPDPIADEENPTLVLFNGQEYTITWENGDGQEHNLQILNGEGEVVDDYETDLISSEGESATLEGVQASDEMTNYICEPHQNTMDGDIQIEENGGGGDGAGNESEDGTGNETATGNESETGTGNETGNETDGGNETNGNESA, encoded by the coding sequence ATGATTCAGTATACAGGTGCCGCCGCAACGACGGCGGTCATTGCGGGCTGTGGCGGTAGCGGCGGCGACGACGGCGACGGCGGTAATGGCGGTGACGGCGGCGATGGGGGCGGCGGCAACGGCGGTGAAACCGACGTCTCCGCGTGGGAAGGCGTCGAAGAGATCGAACTCGAGGGCGTGACCTCGGGATGGGTCGGCATCGCACCCGATCCGATCGCCGACGAGGAGAACCCGACGCTGGTCCTGTTCAACGGTCAGGAGTACACGATCACGTGGGAGAACGGCGACGGCCAGGAACACAACTTACAGATCCTCAACGGCGAGGGGGAGGTCGTCGACGATTACGAAACCGACCTCATCTCGAGCGAGGGCGAATCCGCGACGCTCGAGGGAGTTCAGGCCAGCGACGAGATGACGAACTACATCTGTGAACCCCACCAAAACACGATGGACGGCGACATCCAGATCGAAGAAAACGGCGGCGGAGGCGACGGGGCGGGCAACGAATCCGAGGACGGCACTGGAAACGAAACGGCTACTGGCAACGAATCCGAGACGGGAACCGGCAACGAGACTGGGAACGAAACCGACGGCGGAAACGAAACGAACGGAAACGAATCGGCGTAG
- the mce gene encoding methylmalonyl-CoA epimerase, whose product MHFDHAGIATDDARSLATLYADLFGLEVAHEEEFDGLRVVFLECGSGYFELLEPLEEGTIARYLENQGSGIHHLALATDDLEGALDRAREHGVTLIDEEPRPGAWGHSVAFVHPSDTGGILIELVEH is encoded by the coding sequence ATGCACTTCGATCACGCGGGAATCGCGACCGACGATGCGCGCTCGCTCGCTACGCTGTACGCCGATCTCTTCGGCCTCGAGGTCGCCCACGAAGAGGAGTTCGACGGGCTTCGCGTCGTCTTCCTCGAGTGTGGCTCGGGTTATTTCGAACTCCTCGAGCCCCTCGAGGAGGGAACGATCGCACGCTATCTCGAGAACCAGGGGTCCGGCATTCACCACCTCGCGTTGGCGACCGACGACCTCGAGGGAGCGCTCGATCGCGCACGCGAACACGGTGTGACGCTCATCGACGAGGAACCGCGGCCTGGCGCGTGGGGACACTCGGTCGCGTTCGTCCACCCGTCGGACACGGGCGGCATTTTGATCGAGCTGGTCGAGCACTGA
- a CDS encoding ferredoxin--NADP reductase, whose product MDGTQVRVESVRDVGPGTVAIELESPQSFDPRPGQFVLLRAAPDGEELARHYTLSSPTAEDTFEITVGIDPDGDLSPWLASLEGGETVAIEGPMGTIAYDGSTDVVAVAGGPGVGPAVAIAEAAQENGRDAAIIYQDDEPAHRDRLEALEADGAPVTILEDGATEALEGAVSDRLGDGQFYVFGFSEFVTTVAESIDAAGGDSDDALIESFG is encoded by the coding sequence ATGGATGGTACGCAAGTCCGCGTCGAATCGGTTCGCGACGTCGGACCGGGAACGGTCGCGATCGAACTCGAGTCACCCCAGTCGTTCGACCCCCGCCCGGGGCAGTTCGTGCTCCTGCGGGCGGCGCCCGACGGCGAGGAACTCGCGCGCCACTACACGCTCTCGTCGCCGACGGCCGAAGACACGTTCGAGATCACGGTCGGGATCGATCCCGACGGCGACCTCTCCCCGTGGCTCGCGTCCCTCGAGGGCGGGGAAACGGTCGCCATCGAAGGACCGATGGGGACTATCGCCTACGACGGCTCGACCGACGTCGTCGCGGTCGCGGGCGGACCCGGCGTCGGGCCGGCGGTCGCGATCGCCGAAGCAGCACAAGAAAACGGCCGAGACGCCGCGATCATCTACCAGGACGACGAGCCGGCACACCGCGATCGACTCGAGGCGCTCGAGGCCGACGGCGCGCCCGTTACGATCCTCGAGGACGGTGCTACCGAGGCTCTCGAGGGAGCGGTGTCGGATCGCCTCGGAGACGGACAGTTCTACGTGTTCGGGTTCAGCGAGTTCGTGACGACGGTCGCCGAGAGTATCGACGCCGCGGGCGGCGATTCGGACGACGCGCTTATCGAGAGCTTCGGTTGA
- a CDS encoding 2-oxoacid:acceptor oxidoreductase subunit alpha: protein MAADLNWAIGGEAGDGIDSTGKIFAQALSRAGRHVFTSKDFASRIRGGYTAYKIRTSVDQVQSVVDRLDILVALTQRTIDENLDELHDGSAVIYDGERSWEAEIPDEITAVDVPLKSLAEDAGGAIMRNIVALGAACEITNFDVEYLDESLEKRFGGKGSKIVENNKEAARLGQEYVRENYDFDELEYDLETTDNDYVLLNGNEAIGMGAIAAGCRFYAGYPITPATSIMEYLTGRIEDYGGHVVQAEDELSAINMALGGARAGARAMTATSGAGIDLMTETFGLVATSETPLVICDVQRSGPSTGMPTKQEQGDLNMALYAGHGEVPRFVVTPTSITECFWKTVEAFNLAEKYQTPVFLVSDLAMSVTEQTFPPEAFDMDAVEIDRGKLVEQDEVDEWLDDEGRFRAHAVTDDGVSPRAKPGTIDGAHMSTGLEHDELGRRTEEEGERVQQVDKRNRKVETAKEREEWDYREFGDADSENLIISWGSNEGALVEALEYLEDDGISVRVISVPYIFPRPDLTEEIEAAEEAIVVECNATGQFADLLEHDTLTRLKRINKYTGVRFKADELATEITDKLAEEVPAQ, encoded by the coding sequence ATGGCTGCGGACCTAAATTGGGCAATCGGAGGTGAGGCCGGGGACGGGATCGACTCCACCGGGAAGATCTTCGCTCAGGCGCTCTCCAGGGCAGGACGGCACGTATTCACATCCAAGGACTTCGCGTCCCGAATCCGCGGCGGGTACACCGCTTACAAGATTCGGACGTCGGTCGATCAGGTACAGAGCGTCGTCGATCGACTCGACATCTTGGTCGCGCTGACCCAGCGAACCATCGACGAGAACCTCGACGAACTCCACGACGGTAGTGCAGTCATCTACGACGGCGAGCGGTCGTGGGAGGCAGAGATCCCCGACGAGATCACCGCCGTCGACGTTCCGTTGAAGTCGCTCGCCGAAGACGCGGGGGGAGCGATCATGCGAAACATCGTTGCGCTCGGCGCGGCGTGTGAGATCACGAACTTCGACGTCGAGTACCTCGACGAATCTCTCGAGAAGCGCTTCGGGGGGAAGGGCTCGAAGATCGTCGAGAACAACAAGGAGGCCGCTCGGCTCGGACAGGAGTACGTTCGCGAGAACTACGATTTCGACGAACTCGAGTACGATCTCGAAACGACCGACAACGACTACGTCCTCCTGAACGGGAACGAGGCGATCGGCATGGGCGCGATCGCGGCCGGTTGTCGGTTCTACGCCGGCTACCCGATCACGCCCGCGACCTCCATCATGGAGTATCTCACCGGCCGGATCGAAGACTACGGCGGTCACGTCGTCCAGGCCGAGGACGAACTCTCGGCGATCAACATGGCACTCGGAGGCGCGCGCGCCGGCGCTCGAGCGATGACCGCGACGTCCGGAGCGGGGATCGACCTCATGACCGAGACGTTCGGGCTCGTCGCTACCAGCGAGACGCCCCTGGTCATCTGTGACGTCCAGCGCTCGGGTCCCTCGACCGGAATGCCGACGAAGCAAGAACAGGGCGACCTCAACATGGCGCTGTACGCTGGCCACGGCGAGGTCCCCCGGTTCGTCGTCACGCCGACGAGTATCACCGAGTGTTTCTGGAAGACCGTCGAGGCGTTCAACCTGGCTGAGAAGTATCAGACGCCCGTCTTCCTCGTCTCCGACCTCGCGATGTCGGTGACCGAGCAGACGTTCCCGCCGGAAGCGTTCGACATGGACGCGGTCGAAATCGATCGCGGCAAACTCGTCGAGCAGGACGAGGTCGACGAGTGGCTCGACGACGAGGGCCGATTCCGCGCCCACGCCGTCACCGACGACGGCGTCAGCCCGCGTGCCAAACCCGGCACGATCGACGGCGCGCACATGAGCACCGGCCTCGAACACGACGAGCTCGGTCGCCGGACCGAGGAGGAAGGCGAACGCGTCCAGCAGGTCGACAAGCGAAACCGCAAAGTCGAGACCGCAAAAGAACGCGAGGAGTGGGACTACCGGGAGTTCGGCGACGCCGACTCGGAGAACCTCATCATCTCGTGGGGTTCGAACGAGGGCGCGCTCGTCGAAGCCCTCGAGTACCTCGAGGACGACGGGATCAGCGTTCGCGTCATCTCCGTCCCGTACATCTTCCCGCGGCCCGACCTGACCGAGGAGATCGAGGCGGCCGAGGAGGCGATCGTCGTCGAGTGTAACGCGACGGGTCAGTTCGCGGATCTACTTGAGCACGATACGCTTACCCGTCTGAAGCGAATTAACAAGTACACGGGCGTGCGCTTCAAAGCGGACGAACTCGCGACGGAGATCACCGACAAACTCGCAGAGGAGGTTCCAGCACAATGA